One window of the Salvelinus alpinus chromosome 13, SLU_Salpinus.1, whole genome shotgun sequence genome contains the following:
- the LOC139536925 gene encoding ras-related protein Rab-1B-like: MNPEYDYLFKLLLIGDSGVGKSCLLLRFADDTYTESYISTIGVDFKIRTIELDGKTIKLQIWDTAGQERFRTITSSYYRGAHGIIVVYDVTDQESYNNIKQWLQEIDRYASENVNKLLVGNKCDLTTKKVVDYTTAKEFADSLSIPFLETSAKNATNVEQSFMTMAAEIKKRMGPGATTGGDKPNLKIDSTPVRQSGGGCC, encoded by the exons ATGAATCCTGAATA TGACTACCTGTTCAAGCTGCTTCTGATTGGCGATTCAGGGGTGGGCAAGTCTTGCCTCCTGCTTCGATTTGCG GATGACACCTACACGGAAAGTTACATAAGCACCATCGGAGTGGACTTCAAAATCCGAACTATTGAATTGGATGGCAAGACTATCAAACTACAGATT TGGGACACTGCTGGTCAGGAGCGGTTTCGCACCATCACCTCCAGCTATTACAGAGGAGCCCATGGTATCATCGTTGTCTATGATGTAACAGATCAG GAGTCTTACAACAATATAAAGCAGTGGCTGCAGGAAATCGACCGCTATGCCAGCGAAAATGTCAACAAGCTGCTGGTGGGTAACAAGTGTGACCTCACCACCAAGAAAGTAGTAGACTACACAACAGCCAAG GAATTTGCTGACTCCCTATCCATCCCCTTCCTCGAGACCAGTGCTAAGAACGCAACCAACGTTGAGCAATCCTTCATGACCATGGCGGCCGAGATTAAGAAGCGCATGGGGCCCGGGGCCACGACGGGAGGAGACAAGCCCAACCTGAAGATTGATAGCACCCCAGTAAGGCAGTCTGGAGGAGGATGCTGTTAG